From the genome of Nicotiana tabacum cultivar K326 chromosome 17, ASM71507v2, whole genome shotgun sequence:
actttcattACCTTTATCAGTCTTCCGTTTTCAACCAACGCCTTCAAATTTGCAACTAACAGCTTTTCAAAGTCTGGAGGTGCCACGAAGTGTTCCTTTAAGCAAAGAAAGATATGAAGTTACTGACACCTAAAAGTGTAAAGAATGCAGTAGCATTCACAAAATCCATACCCTTGTTGAAATGTCATGAAAGTCCAAAGTAATTGAGAGCAAAAGTAAAAAGTTAATTAAGGCTCTTCAATTTTAGGCAAACGAGCAACTTCCGACAACTTTCTATTTCTTCTTTCCCTTTGGAAAAGGTAAATCCATCTAACTTAAAAAATAAAGCATAAAGCCAATGCTCACATATGGGTGTAAGTGAATTAATTGGAAATTGGGTTAAGATGAAAAAACGAAAATTAAGAACCCCAACAACCATTTGGCAAGCTCATTATCCACCAAGTTGGATTGTATATCCATGTCAGCAGATGCAGAGGCAGTCATATTTAATGGATTAACTGAACCCAGTATCTTCAACATAGAATATATAATCCAGTAAATATGACTGCATCCACCTCTGTTGACATGGATGCACAACCCAACTTGGTGGATAATGAGCTTGCCAATTGGTTGGCGGTCTTAGTTTCCCTTTTATCATCTTAACCCAATTTTTGATTAATTAGCGTACACCCATATGTGAGCGTTAGTTTTATgctttatgtgtgtgtgtgtttgcaCGCGCGAGAGAAGAGAGGTAAAATTATAGAAATGTTAAATTCCGAACCCATAATAAAGTAAAATGTATTTGGTGCTAAGAACCTTAAAGGTTGAACCCAtcaaatttaaatcatgaatcctCACATATGACATATCATTCATAGCACTCCATTCCACTTTCTATACCAATCTTTCTTCCCACCACAATGGGGTACCTGGACTACCCCATAATTTACAAATCTTCATTCATTAAAGGTTTGTTTGATGAAACAACATTAAGCCTAGCCAAGGGGAGAAGCTATGTTGCAATGAAGATGAATGCGCGATCGATATGGGTATGTTCAACTTCTGTAGGTATTTAGTATTTTATCGAGATCCATACAAAGTATCAACTATGATGTCATGCTCGTTGACACTAGTGTATTGGCAAATAAAAGATTAGGCAAGATTAGAGAAAAGGAGACCTTTTCGTTTGTACATTTGTCAAAGTTCTTGCCTTCTTGGAAAAATTAAAGGGTGTTTTGCTCCATTTTAGGTGTTTAAGGTGGATCtagttcaaaaggaaaaaggtgGACGATTGTTGGGAAAATGCTCAATTAGGCAGAATTAAAAGCACACAAGTATTTCCCAGCAGATTGATAAAATAGTTTAAGGCGTACCAATAGAGACAACATTAATACAAATGCCTTAAAATAGTATTTAACAAgatttataaatttttcaaatCATTGAACTCTCTCCACTGAACCTTATCCTATATTTGCACATTATGTGGTAAAAGAATGGAAGCAATACCTCGAGGTACGAAGAAATTGTTGTTCGACTAGACCCGCGTGGTTCCTTCAATCCAGCTATCACCTCTAATATAAGATCATCCAATCTACAATAAAAAAAACATGCCCCAGACAGGTCCATTCAAATTGCAATCTAAGCGCAGATACCTATTGCATTGCATGAAAAAACTCATCTAAAAGATTAAATCATTAGAGTGGGGTtactttcatttttttattttatatctacatcacacccctcATGTGCGAATCTGATTCTTTTTCATAGGTCAAGCACATGAAAATAATATGTTAGATTTGTTGCAATCACCCCTCAAGTATGAACTAATTCTTTTATTAGGTCAAGCACAAAATATTTTCTTGTGCATGATGGTAGACGCCGAATCAAGACTCTAATACTATGTGAAATTGTGAGAAATGCCTtatctaaaagttaaaatgctAAAGGTGGGACACTTTCAGCATTTATTTTAGGTGTGTGACAATACTGAAGCAGTAGTTTATTCTCAGAAGGTAGAAAACAAAGAGTAAAACACTACTACTAAATTATGACTTCATATGTTGATTGGACTTAGTATGCAAAAATCGATCAGTAAAAGCAACATTGCAGGCTTGgtgataatatatttttcaaggaCAGCGTGATCATTGAGTAgaagaataaaattagaagagGGCATGTAACCAACCTAGATTGAACACCGAACAAGGATATGGAaaagtaaaaatggaaaatggggtATAACAAAAAGACAAATGCATTATGTAATCGTCAAGCAGTTTCAACATATTAGAACTTTCTTGTTATAAAGACAGACTATTCCCAAGACCTGAGCCATGGTGTTAATGTTACAATGGAGTAACATTATTGTTAACAAAAAGATGCTCACATTTGCATGTAAAATTCAATGGAACTGTTGAGTGTTGAGTTATAATGTTGGGTTACTCCATTTATTGTCTTAAGATTTTGAGTTAAAACTCAAATTCTTTAATATGGTACCAGAGCCAACTTTTGACGAGCCCCATTATCACACTTAACACATGTAAGCCTGCATTAAGCTTCATATGTGAACCCTAAAATTGGGTTACGCGTGAGACAAGATGTTGAGTTATATTGTGGCTTACATCAAGTACAAAAGGACATCCAAAGATTTACAAAGATTTTGGGTTATTTCACCGATGCTTAAAGGTTTTTGAGTTGAATGCTAAGATTCTTCCAAAAAAACAAATGACaaattaaaaatgataaaacaaGCTGAAACGTTTGGCCTAGAATCTACAGTAACAACCAGAACCTACTCTTATAATACCAAAACCACTTCCCTTACTTCTGATAAGCTTCCCAAACAGACAGGAGCCCATTTGATCTTCCAAAGGAACGTGAAACAAAATGTATATGAAGATAGATGCCATGCTTTTTCCGAGATAACGGTGTTATATAATGATGTAGATGCATTTAAAAACAATGGTTTGAAATATGAACTTAGTTGCAAAGTGCTCCCGATGAAATAGATGATGAAACTTCAGGAACTAAATGGCTTCCGCATTAAATACCTTACAAGTTAAACATATTACTAACTCAtaaagtacttttggtgaaagAATGTTAAACTTTACATTCTCCAAAAGCAATGTCTCAAGTTTTATGCCAAGGTGGCTTTAGTAAAGGTTCATCTTAGTGATTTCACTTCCAAAAAAGTATGTGCAATATCTTCTTAAAAGTGATGTCCGCATCAAGAAGTCACATAAGAGTTGCTTGAATTTTTCTTGCAACAGCTCTTCAAGCACAATGATGAACTTTAAGACCATTTAGAAGGATCCAAGTTTAGAATATGAAACAGTTCAAGGAATGGATAGCATAATAACCTTGAAATCGCCTCCTTAGAACCAACATCCTCCACCTTTTCATAGGATGCTGCAAGAGATTTAGCATCAAGAACTTCTATACCATTCTCAAACACAGTGCTAACATGCAAGGCACTATCAACATGTTTCACTGTTGGCTGAATGCTTTTATACCCAGTCCTCCCTGGCTGCCGAGAACCCCGCCCACTTGCCATAGCATGTAGATTTCTCCATTTATCCTGTCCAATCAAGACCAGGTTCATCAGAGCAACTTTACTTTGAGCATAACTATGGGAAAACCACAAATATTCCAGCCCGAGAAAGTATAAGCTTCCCCAATAGGTAACAAGCAACATAAGTTAACTGTGTTGTCTAATACCTTAATGTCCACATTTGAACGAGAACGCAACACACCAGCAAACTCTGGATCTTTGAGTATGGTGCTCCACTTGCCAACCCCATACTTAGCAACACCCAACTTAAGGGCAGCTTCTTCTTCTGATGTCCACTTCTGCTTTGGTGCACCCATAATAGGTTGATGCCTTTTT
Proteins encoded in this window:
- the LOC107775054 gene encoding single myb histone 6 isoform X1, whose product is MGAPKQKWTSEEEAALKLGVAKYGVGKWSTILKDPEFAGVLRSRSNVDIKDKWRNLHAMASGRGSRQPGRTGYKSIQPTVKHVDSALHVSTVFENGIEVLDAKSLAASYEKVEDVGSKEAISRLDDLILEVIAGLKEPRGSSRTTISSYLEEHFVAPPDFEKLLVANLKALVENGRLIKAKHQYRISPGRVSSDARGNDFPLLLEGKQKDSPKLENNGVGILTKAQIDAELAQMMSMSAEEAAAAATQAVAEAEAATAEAERAARDAEKAEAEAEAAQCFAEAALKALNPRTVRV
- the LOC107775054 gene encoding single myb histone 5 isoform X2, whose translation is MGAPKQKWTSEEEAALKLGVAKYGVGKWSTILKDPEFAGVLRSRSNVDIKDKWRNLHAMASGRGSRQPGRTGYKSIQPTVKHVDSALHVSTVFENGIEVLDAKSLAASYEKVEDVGSKEAISRLDDLILEVIAGLKEPRGSSRTTISSYLEEHFVAPPDFEKLLVANLKALVENGRLIKAKHQYRISPELAQMMSMSAEEAAAAATQAVAEAEAATAEAERAARDAEKAEAEAEAAQCFAEAALKALNPRTVRV